A genomic window from Vigna radiata var. radiata cultivar VC1973A chromosome 2, Vradiata_ver6, whole genome shotgun sequence includes:
- the LOC106756647 gene encoding small ribosomal subunit biogenesis GTPase RsgA 1, mitochondrial has protein sequence MSLASSFSMLRHRAVASAAPLLLRRFRSLPISGRQQQNPNKQAAPSRNLLKAKKTLKEFSSLAPVLSLEDSPPLTESQAIGVVAASQANFMRVIVPENDQPPSSGSFRGVELLCVVRALLKKIKRRVMVGDKVLVGSVDWVDRRGWIENVFHRSSEILDPPVANVDHLLVLFSLEQPRPEPFTLTRFLVEAESTGIPLTLALNKTELVDQEVISSWKARLRSWGYEPVFCSVESGHGLDLLAFKLRDQTTVIVGPSGVGKSSLINALRSNPSDVAEGENWFEPISGSKWLEDQRVGEVSTRSGRGKHTTRHVSLLPVSGGGFLADTPGFNQPSLLKVTKQSLAQTFPEIRKMLSAKETEKCSFNNCLHLGEPGCIVKGDWERYSFYFQLLDEIRIREEFQLRTFGTKREGDVRLKMGDMGVQQAEPRLEPKKHRRQSRKRINQSILDDLDDDEDDDIDEENDPILRALRNENS, from the exons ATGTCATTGGCATCATCATTCTCGATGCTCCGGCACCGCGCGGTGGCTTCCGCCGCTCCTCTCCTCCTGCGCCGCTTCCGGTCACTCCCAATTTCCGGCCGGCAGCAGCAAAACCCTAACAAGCAAGCCGCCCCGAGCCGCAACCTTCTGAAGGCGAAAAAAACGTTGAAGGAGTTTTCCTCTCTTGCCCCTGTCCTCTCCCTGGAAGACAGCCCCCCGCTCACGGAATCACAGGCCATCGGCGTCGTGGCGGCGTCGCAGGCGAACTTCATGCGCGTCATCGTTCCCGAAAACGACCAGCCTCCTTCTTCTGGAAGCTTCCGCGGGGTGGAGCTTCTCTGCGTGGTGAGGGCGCTGTTAAAGAAGATTAAGCGCAGGGTCATGGTCGGGGACAAGGTTCTTGTCGGTTCCGTGGATTGGGTGGATCGCAGGGGATGGATTGAGAACGTCTTCCACCGATCTTCTGAGATTCTTGACCCTCCCGTTGCCAACGTCGACCACCTTCTCGTGTTGTTCTCGCTCGAACAACCCAGACCTGAACCGTTTACCCTCACGCGCTTTCTTGTCGAAGCTGAATCCACCGGAATCCCTCTCACGCTGGCACTCAACAAGACCGAGCTTGTGGATCAAGAG GTCATTAGTTCGTGGAAGGCCAGGCTGCGTAGCTGGGGCTATGAGCCGGTTTTTTGCAGCGTTGAATCTGGACATGGACTTGATCTTCTTGCATTCAAGTTGAGGGATCAAACGACAGTGATTGTGGGGCCTAGTGGAGTTGGGAAGTCTAGTTTGATAAATGCCCTTAGAAGCAATCCTTCTGATGTTGCGGAAGGGGAGAATTGGTTTGAGCCT ATTTCTGGAAGCAAGTGGCTTGAGGATCAACGGGTTGGGGAGGTTTCCACGAGAAGTGGTAGAGGAAAGCATACTACTCGCCATGTCTCTTTGCTTCCAGTATCTGGAGGGGGCTTTCTTGCTGATACTCCTGGATTTAACCAACCTAGTTTATTGAAAGTGACAAAGCAGTCTCTTGCACAGACCTTTCCTGAA ATTAGGAAAATGCTCAGTGCGAAGGAGACCGAGAAATGCTCATTTAACAATTGCTTGCATCTGGGAGAACCTGGGTGCATTGTGAAGGGAGACTGGGAAAGATattcattctattttcaacTTCTGGATGAAATCAGAATCAGGGAAGAGTTCCAACTTAGGACATTTGGAACTAAAAGAGAAGGGGACGTCAG GTTGAAAATGGGAGATATGGGTGTTCAGCAAGCGGAACCACGGTTGGAACCTAAAAAGCACAGGAGACAATCTAGGAAGAGGATTAACCAATCAATTTTAGACGACTTAGATGATGACGAAGACGACGACATTGATGAGGAAAATGATCCCATTTTAAGGGCGCTACGTAATGAAAACTCTTAG